CAAATAGTTGGTGTTACCAGATCAATATTGACTGCTTTTTGTTTCTGCAGACTTAACATAATATCAGCCAGTTCTTCAATAGAATATTTTTTTTCAATCAATCTTTGCTGAGAAATTTGAAAATTTTGACAAAAAACGCAACGTAGGTTGCAACCGCTAAAAAAAATTCCGCCGGCTCCTTGATTTTTATTTCCGACCAACGGCGGCTCTTCGCCAACATGCTTGCCAAACCAGGCAATTTTAATTATTTTTTCGGTCATATTACGTCGATAATATCAAAAATTTTATTTCTTGTTTTGGCCCCTCTGATTAATCTGATTTTAGATTCGGGTAAATTAAAATGCATGGACAGCATTGTTATTACGCGCTTAGTGGCTCGTCCTTGCTCAGGCTTTTCTTTGGTTTTAATTTCAAAACTGTCTTTATTTTTTTGAAGAATGTTTTCCTTTTTTGAACTAGGAAAAACTTTTACCTTGATTAACATATCAATATTTTTTTAGAATAATTTATAATATTATTATACTTCTTTTTGTGATTAGTGTAAAATATCATCAAAAATAAAAATACCTTTGATACATTTTATCAAAGGTATTTTTATTATATAAAAAATTTATTTTTTCGGTTCAATATTATCCGCTGAAAATCCACCGGCCAGCATCATTATAATTCCCAAAAGTATTCCGGTTATTCCGCATCCGATGAAAACTTGATTGATATTTTGTTGAGCCTCCAGATATGGATCCATGTTGATAATGGCTTGTTTTAAAGAGTACACTCCGTTAAAACCAATAACCGCCAGAACAATACCTGCAATTAATAAAATCGCCCCTACCCAAATTAATTGTTGCTTAACACCGAATCCGCGAATATAAATTTTAAATGCTTTCATATATTTATTATTTTTTAAATTAATTTAGATAACTGAATTAATTATATCTTATCCCTGGATAATTGTTAGTTATTGTTTTCCACAGGCATTTGATTATTGGAATTACGTCCATTTTTGATATATTTTATCAGTTCTACCCAGAAAACAGTAATTAGGGCCACGCCGATAACAATAAACCAATAAAATGGTTTTAAAGG
The nucleotide sequence above comes from Patescibacteria group bacterium. Encoded proteins:
- a CDS encoding DUF167 domain-containing protein; its protein translation is MLIKVKVFPSSKKENILQKNKDSFEIKTKEKPEQGRATKRVITMLSMHFNLPESKIRLIRGAKTRNKIFDIIDVI